The following proteins come from a genomic window of Pyxidicoccus sp. MSG2:
- a CDS encoding GRAS family protein, with amino-acid sequence MSQNLQRLTSFLSGLAGHGETRSRQALAERVSEALPTVAMAGHIANEWLCHHLAGLDEAVLLDIGPGTGRQGVDLLRRLGARADRPRHLTIIAVEPDAVSLRTARHNLLEAAQAYGLDVHVMAFHSLVEELDPSFWPLVAAMPGTLLVHSAFALHHVRGKAAGEEARDGVLRRLRMLEPKALVLTEPSLDVSTSDPELRFRQGWRYFGLTFQLMDRLSLPQEDRDAIRRFLVRELEAVIDDSDDSRSKRFEHVRGWWRRLARAGFSRDDVPSTLDLGTHPQMQPRRYPGYVGLDVGEETLVAVLCATPAARDAHSL; translated from the coding sequence TTGAGCCAGAACCTTCAACGTCTCACGTCCTTCCTCTCGGGGCTCGCGGGGCATGGAGAGACGCGCTCGCGTCAGGCGCTGGCGGAGCGTGTCTCGGAAGCGCTGCCCACCGTGGCCATGGCGGGACACATCGCCAATGAGTGGCTGTGTCACCACCTCGCCGGCCTCGACGAGGCCGTGCTCCTCGACATCGGCCCCGGCACCGGACGCCAGGGCGTGGACCTGCTGCGGCGACTCGGTGCTCGCGCGGACCGTCCCCGCCACCTCACCATCATCGCCGTCGAGCCCGATGCCGTCAGTCTCCGCACCGCCAGGCACAACCTCCTCGAGGCCGCGCAGGCCTACGGACTCGACGTCCACGTCATGGCCTTCCACTCGCTCGTGGAGGAGCTGGACCCGTCCTTCTGGCCCCTCGTGGCGGCGATGCCCGGGACGCTGCTCGTGCACTCGGCCTTCGCGCTGCACCATGTCCGCGGGAAGGCGGCCGGCGAGGAGGCCCGGGACGGCGTGCTGCGCCGGCTGCGCATGCTGGAGCCCAAGGCCCTCGTGCTCACCGAGCCCAGCCTGGACGTCTCCACCTCGGACCCGGAGCTGCGCTTCCGTCAGGGCTGGCGCTACTTCGGCCTCACGTTCCAGCTGATGGACCGCCTCTCGCTCCCCCAGGAGGACCGGGACGCCATCCGGCGCTTCCTCGTGCGCGAGCTCGAGGCCGTCATCGACGACTCCGACGACTCCCGCTCGAAGCGGTTCGAGCACGTGCGCGGCTGGTGGCGCAGGCTCGCCCGCGCGGGCTTCTCGCGCGACGACGTCCCCTCCACCCTGGACCTGGGCACGCACCCGCAGATGCAACCGCGCCGCTACCCGGGGTACGTGGGCCTCGACGTGGGTGAGGAGACGCTCGTCGCCGTGCTGTGCGCCACTCCGGCGGCACGAGACGCCCACTCCCTCTGA